One Amycolatopsis thermophila DNA segment encodes these proteins:
- a CDS encoding MFS transporter: protein MPQATLRKIALRKITLRLLPFLGLLYVIAYVDRSNVGFAKLTLQSELGLSATVYTLGQVFFFVAYALLEVPSNLALHRYGANRWIARIMLTWGLVTIATALVSTTWQFYLARFALGAAEAGFFPGVIYYLTRWFPESSRSRAIGLFMLAGPVSFIIGNPAMGALGDLHGVLGLEGWQWIFVATGVPAVLLTPVVLWVLPKTPETARWLTDDERTWLTGELRREAEAAGTQPHSPWAVLKDRRVLSMALFFLCFPLATYGLAFWLPTIVKGFGDLSGFGVGAVSAIPYVCVMAGLLVVPRLANRREAPFGWLALMLVLSIAGFLLAATAAAPWLQMVGLCVASVGGYAAQPVMWGLVPKFLAGATAAAGIAAINGIGNLGGGFGPMGIAAIVDATGSAVTGLYFLIAVSVLGLAGTYGLRRVLRRRAATAQSPAPVTHQR from the coding sequence GTGCCCCAAGCCACCCTCCGCAAGATCGCCCTGCGCAAGATCACCCTGCGCCTGCTGCCCTTCCTCGGGCTGCTGTACGTGATCGCCTACGTCGACCGGTCGAACGTCGGGTTCGCGAAGCTGACCCTGCAGTCCGAGCTCGGGCTGTCGGCCACCGTCTACACGCTCGGCCAGGTGTTCTTCTTCGTCGCCTACGCGCTGCTGGAGGTGCCGAGCAACCTCGCGCTGCACCGCTACGGCGCGAACCGCTGGATCGCGCGGATCATGCTCACCTGGGGCCTGGTCACGATCGCGACCGCGCTGGTGTCCACGACCTGGCAGTTCTACCTGGCCCGCTTCGCGCTCGGCGCGGCCGAGGCCGGGTTCTTCCCCGGCGTCATCTACTACCTGACCCGCTGGTTCCCGGAGAGCTCCCGCAGCCGGGCGATCGGGCTGTTCATGCTGGCCGGGCCGGTGTCGTTCATCATCGGCAACCCGGCGATGGGCGCGCTGGGCGACCTGCACGGCGTCCTCGGCCTGGAGGGCTGGCAGTGGATCTTCGTGGCGACCGGGGTGCCGGCCGTGCTGCTCACGCCGGTCGTGCTGTGGGTCCTGCCGAAGACGCCCGAGACCGCCCGTTGGCTGACCGACGACGAGCGCACGTGGCTGACCGGCGAGCTGCGCCGCGAGGCCGAGGCCGCGGGCACCCAGCCGCACAGCCCGTGGGCCGTGCTCAAGGACCGGCGGGTGCTGTCGATGGCCCTGTTCTTCCTGTGCTTCCCGCTGGCCACCTACGGTCTGGCGTTCTGGCTGCCGACGATCGTCAAAGGCTTCGGCGACCTGTCCGGGTTCGGCGTCGGTGCCGTGTCGGCGATCCCGTACGTCTGCGTCATGGCCGGTCTCCTCGTGGTGCCGCGGCTGGCGAACCGGCGCGAGGCGCCGTTCGGCTGGCTCGCGCTGATGCTCGTGTTGTCCATCGCCGGGTTCCTGCTCGCCGCCACCGCGGCCGCGCCGTGGCTGCAGATGGTCGGCCTGTGCGTCGCCTCGGTGGGCGGCTACGCGGCCCAGCCGGTGATGTGGGGCCTGGTGCCGAAGTTCCTCGCCGGGGCGACCGCGGCCGCCGGGATCGCGGCGATCAACGGCATCGGCAACCTCGGCGGCGGCTTCGGCCCGATGGGCATCGCGGCGATCGTCGACGCCACCGGCTCGGCCGTCACCGGGCTGTACTTCCTGATCGCGGTG
- a CDS encoding U32 family peptidase: MDRTRDFLRTLGLPPGDPAELPSSTKRFPDGAQYRVEIPSVEGPEALEAVYSEADARGVVVHRVSQGSGGMLLTRAELGAMAGFARSRGVEVSLFARPVAAWDTGAAAVASGGGPFAAQARGAEQLVHVLEDIRRTAEAGIRSVLITDLGVLTVADRMRAAGELPVDLRFKISVQMGLANPASIRLAEQAGATTYNVPTDLTLAQLAAIRAAVDLPLDVYVEAPDDLGGFVRHFEIAEIVRVAAPVYLKFGLRNAPNIYPSGTHLTPTAVALVRERVRRAEIGLELLHRHAPESVGSTLPVADLAVPAPPTVSASSTAKELT; the protein is encoded by the coding sequence GTGGACAGAACCCGCGACTTCCTGCGCACCCTGGGCCTGCCGCCCGGCGACCCCGCCGAGCTGCCGTCGAGCACCAAGCGGTTCCCCGACGGCGCCCAGTACCGGGTGGAGATCCCGAGCGTCGAGGGACCGGAGGCGCTGGAAGCCGTCTACTCCGAGGCCGACGCGCGTGGTGTCGTCGTGCACCGGGTGTCGCAGGGCAGCGGCGGGATGCTGCTCACGCGGGCCGAGCTCGGTGCGATGGCCGGGTTCGCGCGCAGCCGCGGCGTCGAGGTGAGCCTGTTCGCCCGGCCGGTCGCCGCGTGGGACACCGGTGCCGCGGCGGTCGCGTCCGGCGGCGGTCCCTTCGCCGCGCAGGCACGCGGCGCCGAGCAGCTGGTCCACGTGCTGGAGGACATCCGGCGCACCGCCGAGGCCGGCATCCGCAGTGTGCTGATCACCGACCTGGGGGTGCTGACCGTCGCCGACCGGATGCGCGCCGCCGGTGAGCTGCCGGTGGATCTGCGGTTCAAGATCAGCGTGCAGATGGGCCTGGCCAACCCCGCGTCGATCCGGCTGGCCGAGCAGGCCGGCGCCACGACCTACAACGTGCCCACCGACCTGACCCTCGCGCAGCTCGCGGCGATCCGGGCGGCCGTCGACCTGCCGCTGGACGTCTACGTCGAGGCGCCCGACGACCTCGGCGGGTTCGTCCGGCACTTCGAGATCGCCGAGATCGTGCGCGTCGCCGCGCCGGTCTACCTCAAGTTCGGGCTGCGCAACGCGCCGAACATCTACCCCAGCGGCACGCACCTCACGCCGACCGCCGTCGCGCTGGTGCGCGAGCGGGTCCGCCGCGCTGAAATCGGCCTCGAGCTGCTGCACCGCCACGCGCCGGAATCCGTAGGCTCGACGCTGCCGGTCGCGGATCTCGCGGTGCCCGCCCCGCCGACCGTCTCCGCCTCGTCGACCGCCAAGGAGCTGACCTGA
- a CDS encoding aldehyde dehydrogenase (NADP(+)) — protein sequence MSLDDTLDAAARVARSWARADRATALEKIADGIDAAADELVPLAHEETHIPEVRLRGEVVRTTFQLRLLAKEARPRTVVDEADPAWPPAPRPKLVLARRPIGPVLVFAASNFPFAFSVAGGDTASALAAGCPVVLKAHPGHPRLSDATGEIVRAALPEGVFAVIHSEEDGRAALTDPRIRAAAFTGSPVAGRALFDLATSRPDPIPFYGELGSVNPVFVTEAAAKARGAEIAAGYVDSFTMGAGQLCTKPGLFVVPAGSGLGELAAERAREVAAAPLLNDRIASGYANALGKLVGHDEVRTLVDGGAAPSLLATTAAAVLEHREALETECFGPASLVVEYSSESEMLDVARTLDGQLTGTVQAEDDDPVAAELVDELAEHVGRVVWNGWPTGVAVTHAMHHGGPYPATTSPLHTSVGTAAIERFLRPVAFQNVPDQVLPA from the coding sequence ATGTCGTTGGACGACACACTCGACGCCGCCGCACGAGTGGCCCGTTCGTGGGCCCGCGCTGACCGGGCCACCGCGCTGGAGAAGATCGCGGACGGGATCGACGCGGCCGCCGACGAGCTGGTGCCGCTGGCGCACGAGGAAACCCACATCCCGGAGGTCCGGTTGCGCGGCGAGGTCGTGCGCACCACGTTCCAGCTCCGGTTGCTGGCCAAGGAGGCCCGGCCGCGCACGGTGGTCGACGAGGCGGATCCGGCGTGGCCGCCCGCGCCGCGGCCGAAGCTGGTGCTGGCGCGCCGCCCGATCGGCCCGGTGCTGGTGTTCGCGGCGTCCAACTTCCCGTTCGCGTTCTCGGTCGCGGGTGGTGACACGGCTTCGGCGCTCGCCGCGGGGTGCCCGGTCGTGCTCAAGGCGCACCCGGGTCACCCGCGGCTGTCCGACGCGACGGGCGAGATCGTGCGGGCCGCGCTGCCCGAGGGCGTGTTCGCCGTCATCCACAGCGAGGAGGACGGGCGCGCCGCGCTGACCGACCCGCGGATCAGGGCCGCGGCCTTCACCGGATCGCCGGTGGCCGGGCGCGCCCTGTTCGACCTGGCCACCTCGCGCCCGGACCCGATCCCGTTCTACGGCGAGCTGGGCAGCGTGAACCCGGTGTTCGTGACCGAGGCGGCCGCGAAGGCGCGCGGTGCGGAGATCGCGGCCGGGTACGTGGACTCGTTCACGATGGGCGCGGGCCAGCTGTGCACCAAGCCGGGGTTGTTCGTGGTCCCGGCCGGTTCCGGGCTGGGTGAGCTGGCGGCGGAGCGGGCGCGTGAGGTGGCCGCCGCGCCGCTGCTCAACGACCGGATCGCGTCCGGCTACGCGAACGCGCTGGGCAAGCTCGTCGGGCACGACGAGGTGCGCACGCTGGTCGACGGCGGTGCGGCGCCGTCGCTGCTGGCCACGACGGCCGCCGCGGTGCTGGAGCACCGGGAGGCGCTGGAGACCGAATGCTTCGGGCCGGCGTCGCTGGTCGTCGAGTACTCGTCGGAATCCGAAATGCTGGACGTCGCGCGGACGCTCGACGGGCAGCTGACCGGGACGGTGCAGGCCGAGGACGACGACCCGGTCGCGGCGGAGCTGGTGGACGAGCTGGCCGAGCACGTCGGGCGCGTGGTGTGGAACGGCTGGCCGACCGGCGTGGCCGTGACCCACGCGATGCACCACGGCGGCCCCTACCCGGCGACCACCTCGCCGCTGCACACGTCGGTCGGCACGGCCGCGATCGAGCGGTTCCTGCGCCCGGTCGCGTTCCAGAACGTGCCGGACCAGGTGCTGCCCGCCTAG
- a CDS encoding IclR family transcriptional regulator — translation MPRLVPAVLRAADILELFLDEQVRLSAAEIAERLDLPRSTTHELLTTLVARRYLDRQAGDETVFRLGPKVLELGARYQQRLEFGVEADAVARQVAAQCGETVHVAVLDGLEVVYVSKIDSTHSVRLISAVGRRLPANCTAVGKVLLAGLSRDEVNRRLKGHKLVGLTEHSVTARPELLAQLDAVRVMGVAHERSESNPDAGCVAAPVVDSRGEWVAAMSISIPTSRHTAEAWKQWEKLVREGAAELSGRLGGRAPDLS, via the coding sequence ATGCCCCGCCTCGTACCGGCCGTACTCCGGGCCGCGGACATCCTCGAACTGTTCCTCGACGAGCAGGTCCGCCTGTCCGCGGCCGAGATCGCGGAACGCCTCGACCTGCCGCGCTCGACCACGCACGAGCTGCTGACCACGCTCGTCGCCCGCAGGTACCTGGACCGCCAGGCCGGTGACGAGACCGTGTTCCGGCTCGGGCCGAAGGTCCTCGAACTGGGCGCGCGGTACCAGCAGCGCCTGGAGTTCGGCGTCGAGGCGGACGCGGTGGCCCGGCAGGTCGCGGCGCAGTGCGGCGAGACCGTGCACGTCGCGGTGCTCGACGGGCTCGAGGTCGTCTACGTGTCCAAAATCGACTCGACCCACTCGGTGCGGTTGATCTCCGCGGTCGGGCGCCGGTTGCCGGCCAACTGCACGGCGGTGGGGAAGGTCCTGCTCGCCGGACTGTCCCGGGACGAGGTCAACCGCCGGCTCAAGGGCCACAAGCTCGTCGGACTGACCGAGCACAGCGTCACCGCGCGCCCGGAACTGCTGGCGCAGCTGGACGCGGTCCGCGTCATGGGCGTCGCCCACGAGCGCAGTGAGTCCAACCCGGACGCCGGCTGCGTGGCCGCACCGGTCGTCGACTCGCGCGGCGAGTGGGTGGCCGCGATGAGCATCTCGATCCCGACCTCGCGGCACACCGCCGAAGCCTGGAAGCAGTGGGAGAAGCTGGTCCGCGAGGGCGCGGCCGAACTGTCCGGACGGCTCGGCGGCCGCGCCCCCGACCTGAGCTAG
- a CDS encoding L,D-transpeptidase, with translation MRKIIGIAAGAAILGTIGIAAPAAQAAATPCSAQAKACLRLSTHQAWLTNNGQVTRGPVPVTVGKAGHETPTGRFRVQYRDADHYSKEFDARMPYSVFFTTTGVAFHEGSLREQSHGCVHLSHSDAVAFYQTLRTGDVVEVVN, from the coding sequence ATGCGAAAGATCATCGGTATCGCGGCCGGGGCGGCAATCCTGGGCACGATCGGGATCGCCGCTCCCGCCGCGCAAGCAGCGGCAACACCGTGCAGCGCGCAGGCGAAGGCGTGCCTGCGGCTGTCGACCCACCAGGCCTGGCTCACCAACAACGGTCAGGTGACCCGCGGGCCGGTGCCGGTCACCGTGGGTAAGGCGGGCCACGAGACGCCCACCGGCCGGTTCAGGGTGCAGTACCGGGACGCCGACCACTACAGCAAGGAATTCGACGCCCGGATGCCGTACTCGGTGTTCTTCACGACCACCGGCGTGGCGTTCCACGAGGGCAGCCTGCGCGAGCAGTCGCACGGGTGCGTGCACCTGTCACACTCCGACGCCGTGGCCTTCTACCAGACCCTGCGTACGGGCGACGTGGTCGAGGTAGTGAACTGA
- a CDS encoding aldehyde dehydrogenase family protein produces MTAVEPKPAAVHDTFDSLNPATDEVVGTYPVHTAEDVRAAVAAARTAAQWWAGLGFEGRADRLRRWNGILTHRMPELCEVVSRETGKPAADAQLEVVLAVEHVAWAARNARKVLGRKRRPTGPLLSNHTASVEYQPLGVVGVIGPWNYPVYTPMGSITYALAAGNAIVFKPSEYTPGVGKWLVDTFAEVVPEYPVLQLVTGFGATGAALVGAGVDKIAFTGSTATGKKIMAAAAETLTPVVIEAGGKDPLIVDADADLDAAADAAVWGAFSNSGQTCIGVERVYVHEQVYDKFVDRVVSLTREVKPGRQYGPMTMPSQLDVVRRHISDALARGGRALTGGADAVGDRFVEPTVLVDVPEDSAAVREETFGPTMTIAKVRDMDEAVEKANATTYGLGSTVFSRRNAARLAQRLKAGMISINAPFSFAGTASLPFGGVGDSGFGRIHGPEGLREFARPKAVARQRFAVPIKLTTFARTEKTDKLVSKIVTGLYGRKR; encoded by the coding sequence ATGACCGCCGTGGAGCCCAAGCCGGCCGCCGTCCATGACACGTTCGACTCGCTGAACCCGGCCACCGACGAGGTCGTCGGCACCTACCCCGTGCACACCGCGGAGGACGTGCGGGCCGCCGTCGCCGCCGCGCGCACCGCCGCGCAGTGGTGGGCCGGGCTCGGCTTCGAGGGCCGCGCCGACCGCCTGCGCCGCTGGAACGGGATCCTGACCCACCGCATGCCCGAGCTGTGCGAGGTCGTGAGCCGCGAGACCGGTAAACCCGCCGCGGACGCGCAGCTGGAGGTCGTCCTCGCCGTCGAGCACGTCGCGTGGGCCGCCCGCAACGCCCGCAAGGTCCTCGGCCGCAAGCGCCGCCCGACCGGTCCGCTGCTGTCCAACCACACGGCGAGCGTCGAGTACCAGCCGCTGGGCGTGGTCGGCGTGATCGGGCCGTGGAACTACCCGGTGTACACGCCGATGGGGTCGATCACCTACGCGCTCGCCGCGGGCAACGCGATCGTGTTCAAGCCGAGCGAGTACACCCCCGGCGTGGGCAAGTGGCTCGTCGACACCTTCGCCGAGGTCGTGCCCGAGTACCCGGTGCTGCAGCTGGTCACCGGCTTCGGCGCGACCGGCGCGGCGCTGGTCGGCGCGGGTGTCGACAAGATCGCGTTCACCGGGTCGACCGCGACCGGCAAGAAGATCATGGCCGCGGCGGCCGAGACGCTCACGCCGGTCGTCATCGAGGCGGGTGGCAAGGACCCGCTGATCGTCGACGCCGACGCCGACCTCGACGCGGCCGCCGACGCCGCGGTGTGGGGCGCCTTCTCCAACTCCGGGCAGACGTGCATCGGCGTGGAGCGGGTCTACGTGCACGAGCAGGTCTACGACAAGTTCGTCGACCGGGTGGTGTCGCTGACCCGCGAGGTGAAGCCCGGCAGGCAGTACGGCCCGATGACCATGCCCTCGCAGCTGGACGTCGTCCGCAGGCACATCTCCGACGCGCTGGCCCGCGGCGGACGGGCGCTGACCGGCGGCGCCGACGCGGTCGGTGACCGGTTCGTCGAGCCGACCGTGCTGGTCGACGTGCCGGAGGACTCGGCCGCGGTGCGCGAGGAGACCTTCGGCCCGACCATGACGATCGCCAAGGTGCGCGACATGGACGAGGCGGTCGAGAAGGCCAACGCGACCACCTACGGGCTCGGCTCGACGGTGTTTTCACGCCGCAACGCCGCACGACTGGCCCAACGGCTCAAGGCCGGCATGATCTCGATCAACGCGCCGTTCTCGTTCGCCGGGACCGCGTCGCTGCCGTTCGGCGGCGTGGGCGACTCGGGCTTCGGGCGCATCCACGGGCCGGAGGGCCTGCGCGAGTTCGCGCGCCCGAAGGCCGTCGCCCGCCAGCGGTTCGCGGTGCCGATCAAGCTGACGACGTTCGCCCGCACCGAGAAGACCGACAAGCTGGTGAGCAAGATCGTGACCGGGTTGTACGGGCGGAAGCGCTGA
- a CDS encoding MBL fold metallo-hydrolase — MRIVHFGHACVLLETGNARILLDPGAFSEGFEGERELDAVLITHQHYDHIDSEKLPKLLEANPDAQLIVDPGSEETVQKLGLEYRVVHPGDGFEIGGAAINVVGGQHAVIHAEIPVIPNVGYIVDHGAFYHPGDSFFVPQQKIDVLGLPTGAPWLKAGEAVDYLRAVAPRVAVPIHEAVLASPAMHYGLFTNLAPEGTEVRVPTRGEDVKLP, encoded by the coding sequence ATGCGAATCGTCCACTTCGGACACGCCTGTGTCCTGCTGGAGACGGGGAACGCGCGGATCCTGCTCGATCCCGGCGCGTTCTCGGAAGGCTTCGAGGGCGAGCGCGAGCTGGACGCCGTCCTGATCACGCACCAGCACTACGACCACATCGACAGCGAAAAGCTGCCCAAACTGCTCGAAGCGAACCCGGACGCCCAGCTGATCGTGGACCCCGGTTCGGAAGAGACCGTGCAGAAGCTCGGCCTGGAGTACCGGGTCGTCCACCCCGGCGACGGTTTCGAGATCGGCGGCGCGGCGATCAACGTCGTGGGCGGGCAGCACGCCGTGATCCACGCCGAGATCCCGGTCATCCCCAACGTCGGCTACATCGTCGACCACGGCGCCTTCTACCACCCGGGCGACTCGTTCTTCGTGCCCCAGCAGAAGATCGACGTGCTCGGCCTGCCGACCGGCGCGCCGTGGCTCAAGGCCGGGGAGGCGGTCGACTACCTGCGGGCCGTCGCGCCGCGGGTCGCCGTGCCGATCCACGAGGCGGTGCTCGCGAGCCCGGCCATGCACTACGGCCTGTTCACCAACCTCGCACCGGAGGGCACAGAGGTGCGCGTGCCGACGCGCGGCGAGGACGTCAAGCTCCCGTAG
- a CDS encoding DUF2334 domain-containing protein, whose protein sequence is MDARLLVSLSGIGPRTLHRCADLAAELDRRNVPLSLLFAPRTEGTAATAAWVRERTRRGDGLLLHGYDHRIPPGHRRVGLGRKAEFAALPAHEARLRMIAAKADLDKLGLSVDGFAPPRWLASPGTLAAAREHFALVADLVAVHDLRTHTVHRSRVQTFAAHNHRTETVRAFALVLASARAARRGGLVRLGIDAADLARPGLRHAFLDAVDVALENRAFGTTYGSLTSSPRVGTRTSVPSGARLVNRP, encoded by the coding sequence ATGGACGCCCGCCTGCTGGTCTCGCTGTCCGGCATCGGTCCCCGGACGCTGCACCGCTGCGCCGACCTCGCGGCCGAACTGGATCGCCGGAACGTCCCCCTGTCCCTGCTGTTCGCGCCGCGCACCGAAGGAACGGCGGCCACGGCCGCGTGGGTCCGGGAACGCACCCGCCGCGGCGACGGCCTCCTGCTGCACGGTTACGACCACCGCATCCCGCCCGGCCACCGCCGCGTCGGCCTGGGCCGCAAGGCCGAGTTCGCCGCGCTGCCCGCGCACGAGGCGCGGCTGCGGATGATCGCCGCGAAGGCCGACCTGGACAAGCTCGGCCTGTCCGTCGACGGCTTCGCGCCGCCCCGGTGGCTGGCCTCACCCGGCACGCTCGCCGCGGCGCGCGAGCACTTCGCGCTGGTCGCCGACCTCGTCGCGGTGCACGACCTGCGCACGCACACGGTCCACCGGTCGCGGGTGCAGACGTTCGCCGCCCACAACCACCGCACGGAGACGGTGCGGGCGTTCGCGCTCGTGCTCGCCTCGGCGCGGGCCGCGCGGCGCGGCGGTCTGGTGCGGCTCGGGATCGACGCCGCCGACCTGGCCCGGCCCGGCCTCCGGCACGCGTTCCTCGACGCCGTCGACGTCGCGCTGGAAAACCGGGCCTTCGGCACGACCTACGGGAGCTTGACGTCCTCGCCGCGCGTCGGCACGCGCACCTCTGTGCCCTCCGGTGCGAGGTTGGTGAACAGGCCGTAG
- a CDS encoding SDR family oxidoreductase, producing the protein MSNELSGKVALVGGGTRGASRAIAVELGRRGAFVYVTGRTSGGHRSEVNRPETIEGTLERITGAGGRGAAIRVDHLDPDQVKALAERVDREQGRLDILVDGVWGGDEYIGWGKAVWELPLEHALRSIRLGIDAHLVTSHFLLPLVIRNRGGLVVEMTDGTEEYNTKFREGTSIGFYVAKAASHSIVKAEAHDLAPHGATAVALTPGWLRSEAMLEHFGVTEETWRDALVKEPHFGISESPVFVGRAVASLAADPDHARFSGRTLNSGQLAKIYEFDDVDGSRPDAWRYIDEVVEAGKPADPSGYR; encoded by the coding sequence ATGAGCAACGAACTGAGTGGGAAGGTGGCCCTCGTCGGGGGCGGCACGCGCGGGGCGAGCCGGGCGATCGCGGTCGAGCTGGGGCGCCGGGGCGCGTTCGTGTACGTCACCGGGCGGACCTCCGGGGGGCACCGGTCCGAGGTGAACCGGCCGGAGACGATCGAGGGGACGCTGGAGCGGATCACCGGCGCGGGTGGCCGGGGCGCGGCGATCCGGGTCGACCACCTCGACCCCGACCAGGTCAAGGCGCTGGCCGAGCGGGTCGACCGGGAGCAGGGGCGGCTGGACATCCTGGTCGACGGCGTCTGGGGCGGCGACGAGTACATCGGCTGGGGCAAGGCGGTGTGGGAGCTGCCGCTGGAACACGCGCTGCGGTCGATCCGGCTGGGCATCGACGCGCACCTCGTCACCAGCCACTTCCTGCTGCCGCTGGTGATCCGCAACCGCGGCGGGCTGGTCGTGGAGATGACCGACGGCACCGAGGAGTACAACACGAAGTTCCGCGAGGGCACGTCGATCGGGTTCTACGTGGCCAAGGCCGCCTCGCACAGCATCGTCAAGGCCGAGGCGCACGACCTCGCCCCGCACGGGGCGACGGCGGTGGCGCTGACGCCGGGGTGGTTGCGGTCGGAGGCGATGCTCGAGCACTTCGGCGTGACCGAGGAGACCTGGCGGGACGCGCTGGTGAAGGAACCGCACTTCGGCATTTCGGAGTCGCCGGTGTTCGTCGGGCGGGCGGTGGCGTCGCTGGCAGCGGACCCCGACCACGCGCGGTTCTCGGGGCGGACGCTGAACAGCGGGCAGCTGGCGAAGATCTACGAGTTCGACGATGTGGACGGCAGCCGGCCGGACGCGTGGCGCTACATCGACGAGGTGGTCGAAGCCGGCAAGCCCGCGGACCCGTCCGGCTACCGGTGA
- a CDS encoding helix-turn-helix transcriptional regulator: MRAERLVALLFTLQSRRSATVPELAEALGVSERTMHRDIAALQAAGVPLWTETGRYGGVRLVDGWRTRLDGLTSREAVAIFAMGVPRALAELGLGTAVSAAHAKVSATLPAPLRDQAQHLAQRFHLDAPGWFRSEEDAEHLADIARAVWEQRRAGITYQRGDQTVERTLEPLGLVLKAGVWYLVARTGDATRTYRVSKIRTVDLRDDRFERPTDFDLASWWQKSSAEFERSVHRHPVKLRLSRWGVRMLPQVADPDLALAALDAAGPPDDDGWVEVELGLEQPDIAASMLLGLGVHVEVLEPPAVRAAFADAARRMADRHR, translated from the coding sequence ATGCGCGCGGAACGTCTGGTCGCCCTGCTGTTCACCCTGCAGAGCAGGCGCAGCGCGACCGTGCCGGAGTTGGCCGAGGCGCTCGGCGTGTCGGAGCGGACCATGCACCGCGACATCGCCGCGCTGCAGGCCGCCGGGGTTCCACTGTGGACTGAGACCGGGCGCTACGGCGGCGTCCGCCTCGTCGACGGCTGGCGGACCCGGCTGGACGGGCTCACCTCGCGGGAAGCGGTGGCGATCTTCGCGATGGGGGTGCCCCGCGCGCTCGCCGAACTGGGACTCGGCACCGCGGTTTCCGCCGCGCACGCCAAGGTGTCCGCGACACTGCCCGCCCCGCTGCGCGACCAGGCCCAGCACCTCGCCCAGCGCTTCCACCTCGACGCGCCCGGCTGGTTCCGCTCCGAGGAGGACGCCGAGCACCTCGCCGACATCGCCCGGGCGGTCTGGGAGCAGCGTCGCGCCGGCATCACCTACCAGCGCGGCGACCAGACCGTCGAACGGACCCTCGAGCCGCTCGGCCTCGTCCTCAAGGCCGGCGTCTGGTACCTCGTGGCGCGCACCGGTGACGCCACGCGGACCTACCGCGTCAGCAAGATCCGGACCGTCGACCTGCGCGACGACCGGTTCGAGCGCCCCACCGACTTCGACCTGGCGAGCTGGTGGCAGAAGTCGTCCGCCGAGTTCGAGCGCTCGGTGCACCGGCACCCGGTGAAACTCCGGCTGAGCAGGTGGGGCGTCCGGATGCTGCCCCAGGTCGCCGACCCCGACCTGGCGCTGGCCGCGCTGGACGCCGCCGGCCCGCCGGACGACGACGGCTGGGTCGAGGTCGAACTCGGCCTGGAACAGCCCGACATCGCGGCGAGCATGCTGCTCGGGCTCGGCGTGCACGTCGAGGTCCTGGAGCCACCCGCCGTGCGGGCGGCGTTCGCCGACGCCGCACGGCGGATGGCCGATCGTCACCGGTAG